Proteins encoded within one genomic window of Mesobacillus subterraneus:
- the pelF gene encoding GT4 family glycosyltransferase PelF, translating into MKICLIAEGSYPYILGGVSSWIQQIVTSMPQHEFIIYSIGAKVEQKSRYAYQLPENISKVEEVFLDEFKAGESTFGKSYGLTEEEKAVIKSLLDETDTDWILIFSLFSSGRIDKVTGFIMSRDIYEIIHEVCLERYAHLPFTEMFWTMRSMLLPLFVVLMHPPPQADVYHSVSTGYGGVAGSIAAFFRDKPYILTEHGIYTREREEEIIKASWIKGYLKDLWIQYFYSMSAAAYTFADPVVSLFEKNRQIQIALGCKEAKTQIISNGVQLPDAAPKHHMDKTDFTIGAIVRLVPIKDIKTMIQSFALVKQKHPRAKFLIMGPVEEDEGYYHECLQLADALELADIEFTGAVKIQDYLSEVDVLVLSSISEGQPLAILEGLAMGIPYVTTDVGSCKEIIYGTGEDKEKAGFVVPVMHYVELANRISELCESAQLRNQMGRAGRARVQMKYTETKFINSYQQLYENVVDQYGRSRF; encoded by the coding sequence ATGAAGATATGCCTGATTGCTGAAGGATCGTATCCATATATATTGGGTGGCGTCTCAAGCTGGATCCAGCAGATCGTCACTTCCATGCCGCAGCATGAGTTCATCATATATAGTATTGGGGCAAAGGTGGAACAAAAAAGCCGTTATGCTTATCAGCTCCCCGAAAACATAAGCAAGGTAGAAGAAGTATTCCTTGATGAGTTCAAGGCAGGGGAAAGCACCTTCGGCAAGAGTTATGGCCTGACAGAAGAAGAAAAAGCGGTCATTAAATCACTGCTCGATGAAACGGACACCGACTGGATCCTTATTTTTTCCTTATTCTCAAGCGGTCGAATCGACAAAGTAACGGGATTTATCATGAGCCGGGACATCTATGAAATCATCCATGAAGTCTGTCTTGAGAGATACGCTCACTTGCCGTTTACGGAGATGTTCTGGACGATGAGGTCGATGCTGCTGCCATTGTTCGTTGTGCTTATGCATCCTCCACCCCAAGCCGATGTGTATCATAGTGTCTCCACCGGATATGGCGGAGTTGCAGGAAGCATAGCCGCTTTTTTTAGGGACAAGCCATATATTTTGACCGAGCATGGAATTTATACAAGGGAAAGGGAAGAGGAAATCATCAAGGCATCTTGGATTAAGGGCTATCTAAAAGACTTGTGGATTCAGTATTTTTATTCCATGTCTGCTGCTGCCTATACTTTTGCCGATCCTGTCGTTTCCTTGTTTGAAAAAAACAGACAGATACAAATAGCATTAGGGTGCAAGGAAGCGAAGACTCAAATCATCTCCAATGGAGTGCAGCTGCCAGATGCAGCGCCGAAACATCATATGGACAAAACAGATTTTACAATTGGGGCCATTGTCCGTCTGGTACCGATCAAGGATATCAAAACAATGATCCAAAGCTTCGCCCTCGTGAAGCAGAAGCATCCTCGTGCTAAATTTCTGATTATGGGACCAGTGGAAGAGGATGAGGGATATTATCATGAATGCCTGCAATTAGCTGATGCTCTCGAGTTGGCAGATATCGAGTTTACTGGAGCGGTAAAAATCCAGGACTATCTCTCAGAAGTGGATGTGCTTGTATTATCAAGCATTAGCGAAGGGCAGCCGTTAGCAATTCTCGAAGGTTTGGCAATGGGAATTCCCTATGTCACAACAGATGTTGGCAGCTGTAAAGAGATAATTTATGGAACTGGCGAGGATAAAGAGAAGGCTGGATTCGTTGTGCCTGTTATGCACTATGTTGAATTGGCCAATCGCATATCCGAACTTTGTGAATCCGCCCAGTTGCGAAATCAAATGGGCCGGGCCGGGCGAGCACGGGTCCAGATGAAGTATACAGAAACAAAATTCATTAATAGTTATCAACAATTATACGAAAATGTGGTGGATCAGTATGGCAGGAGTAGGTTTTGA
- a CDS encoding tetratricopeptide repeat protein: MFKLLILYYVLAVIYLILRFLFGKKQLLTRFIILLFCPFISIGLIWALDRRQIEPNGTPFQASMDYLLRNKHQREIYFEEDMVDVIPLADALLLNEDQKKRQMLIRLLKDYSIDHLSILKKALENEDSETTHYAAAAIQEMKRKLETSLQTLEYEAGQNPDDLDILSAYSKALSEYIKSGLFEERMNMRYMYQYNDCLEKLIQLEPEAKLHHIAKIENELELKDYDSAKSDAKRFLKYFPDEEESYFSMMKVYYILNDRESFEKTINKLREFNSQTISSGTGEIEVLAQ; this comes from the coding sequence ATGTTTAAACTGTTGATCCTGTACTATGTGCTGGCAGTAATATATCTGATTTTAAGGTTTTTATTTGGAAAAAAGCAGCTTCTAACGCGTTTCATCATCTTGCTTTTTTGTCCATTCATCAGCATTGGCTTGATATGGGCATTGGATAGAAGACAGATTGAACCGAATGGGACCCCTTTCCAGGCGTCAATGGATTATCTCCTTCGCAATAAACATCAGCGCGAAATTTACTTCGAAGAGGATATGGTTGATGTAATCCCATTGGCAGATGCCTTATTACTGAACGAGGATCAGAAAAAAAGACAGATGCTGATCAGGTTATTGAAGGACTACTCAATTGATCATCTTTCGATTCTTAAGAAGGCTTTAGAGAATGAAGATTCGGAGACAACTCATTACGCTGCTGCTGCAATCCAGGAAATGAAACGAAAGCTTGAGACATCCCTGCAAACTCTTGAATATGAAGCCGGGCAAAATCCGGATGATCTTGACATATTATCGGCTTATTCCAAAGCATTATCTGAATATATAAAGAGTGGACTGTTTGAAGAGCGAATGAATATGCGCTATATGTATCAATACAATGATTGTTTGGAAAAACTCATTCAACTTGAACCGGAAGCAAAGCTTCATCATATCGCCAAAATAGAGAATGAGCTAGAACTGAAAGATTATGATTCAGCTAAAAGCGATGCCAAACGTTTTCTTAAATATTTCCCCGACGAGGAAGAGTCATATTTTTCAATGATGAAAGTCTATTACATCCTCAACGATCGTGAAAGCTTCGAGAAAACCATAAATAAGCTTAGGGAGTTCAACAGTCAGACTATCTCCAGCGGGACTGGAGAAATTGAGGTTTTGGCTCAGTAA
- the pelG gene encoding exopolysaccharide Pel transporter PelG, translating into MAGVGFELQKLFHRRSVANQLRAYGYSALATVGPMAFCIGLIALASQILEYAGTSFLERERFMAAAEYAFVFSQLVTGGFNLVISRYIADESFVNRPERVLSSLFGLVAMAVMIGGSLAYWFYWSSPLPLTFKVVTYLFFIQLIVIWIQCMYVSAFKDYMKIVKSFFAGFIVSIVLILVTIFLFGKKDATSLFICLDIGFFIIMAGFMRYILLFFRVNDHDYFHFFIYLEKHPFLFLAGFFYTLGLFGHTVVAWFGEYQHVVDQTFYIAPYYDVPVFYAYLTILTAMIMFIVAVETKFYTVYRKYYDRILTQSPLKEIIHAKKQMFKTIGLEISFIAEAQLLIVIAFMALGLFYLPRIGFTNEQIYIYLIVTLGYYFFSIFYTMFHFILYFDDKKGAMISAGTYALLSVFFTVIILYTGHYGLSVFLAGAVAVVITGKRLTFYLNELDYYTFCAQPLFRTEENYKVSKLLEKLKLFQ; encoded by the coding sequence ATGGCAGGAGTAGGTTTTGAACTGCAGAAGTTATTTCATAGACGATCTGTCGCCAACCAGTTGAGGGCCTATGGCTATTCTGCCTTGGCAACAGTCGGACCGATGGCATTTTGCATCGGTTTGATTGCCTTGGCCAGCCAAATCCTTGAATATGCTGGTACTTCATTTCTTGAGAGGGAACGTTTCATGGCGGCAGCTGAATATGCGTTCGTGTTTTCGCAACTCGTTACAGGAGGATTCAATCTGGTCATCTCACGCTATATCGCGGATGAATCATTTGTGAACCGTCCAGAACGAGTGCTGTCTTCACTGTTCGGTCTTGTTGCGATGGCTGTGATGATAGGTGGAAGTCTGGCCTATTGGTTTTACTGGTCTTCACCATTGCCGCTTACCTTCAAAGTCGTCACCTATTTATTTTTTATCCAGTTGATCGTCATTTGGATTCAGTGTATGTACGTTTCAGCTTTCAAGGATTATATGAAAATCGTAAAAAGCTTCTTTGCCGGCTTCATTGTTTCCATCGTATTGATTCTGGTCACCATCTTTTTGTTTGGAAAGAAAGATGCGACTTCTCTGTTCATCTGTCTTGATATCGGTTTTTTCATTATTATGGCAGGCTTTATGCGCTATATCTTACTCTTTTTTCGTGTGAATGATCATGATTACTTTCACTTTTTCATTTATCTGGAGAAGCATCCATTTTTATTTCTTGCTGGTTTTTTCTATACATTAGGGCTGTTTGGTCATACAGTTGTTGCCTGGTTTGGAGAATATCAGCATGTGGTCGATCAGACCTTCTATATTGCTCCCTATTATGATGTCCCGGTATTTTACGCGTATTTGACGATCCTCACGGCGATGATCATGTTCATTGTCGCGGTGGAAACGAAATTTTACACCGTCTACAGGAAATATTATGACCGGATTTTGACGCAATCGCCGCTAAAGGAAATCATTCATGCTAAAAAGCAGATGTTCAAGACCATTGGCCTTGAGATCTCGTTTATTGCGGAAGCCCAGTTGCTGATCGTTATCGCCTTCATGGCACTTGGACTTTTCTATCTTCCTAGGATTGGCTTCACAAATGAACAAATCTATATTTATTTGATCGTTACGCTGGGCTATTATTTTTTCAGTATTTTCTATACTATGTTTCATTTCATCTTGTATTTTGACGATAAAAAAGGAGCAATGATCTCTGCTGGCACATATGCGTTGTTAAGTGTATTTTTTACCGTAATCATTTTGTATACAGGTCACTACGGTCTATCAGTGTTCTTGGCAGGTGCTGTGGCAGTTGTCATAACAGGAAAACGGCTGACCTTTTACTTAAATGAGCTCGATTATTATACATTTTGCGCCCAACCGCTGTTCCGCACAGAAGAAAACTATAAAGTTAGTAAACTTCTTGAAAAATTAAAACTCTTTCAGTAG
- a CDS encoding NAD-dependent epimerase/dehydratase family protein: protein MRVLITGGYGFIGSSVAERFYKEGHKIYILDDLSTGRKENISFSHKAWILDIADRKCEEIFKANPFDVVIHLAAQVEVGKSFEDPVHDAKQNIIGLMNMLELSSKYNVSKFLFASSAAVYGDHPQLPIPEEAPLSPQSPYGLNKLAGEYYTEKWNELFGLDTLVLRFSNVYGPGQSAKGESGVISCFLNNIMKDKPLTVYGDGTQTRDFIYVSDVAEAIYRSVLSNIQGIFNLSSKTKTSVNELIATIQTFTDIKEVSYLSEKQGDIKDSCLDHSKLTEEIDWVPKYTIEAGMKNTFDWYRERKEESDPWKEQVPSRLFLSLKRSQYFPFLENLFVFALFSSLSQFLSQTVTHINPMLVYIFIIGMLLGKSQAFIAVLLATFHLITMNLSNGRELVSIFTDYGLLFQFAILLLVGLVSGYVMDRRRVREEALLDDLDELKEKYQFLESIHHDTKQNHDRLQQQIFQTEDSVGKVFEVISSLDSLESVEVISGAVKAVEKLMNVDKVALYHVNESQQFLRLAGKSGGKSFEVPRSISVMSHPLHKEIISKKKVLMNHDWENEASVMAAPVISGEKVIAVIELHEPRFDSLTLHYENLFTVISRLISSALSRGYEYETATYSQRYIRGSRILKPDVFKKMIQKREHMKEEMNIPFSLLEIPWVPELKQVIEKISSQLRDTDFLGSDEEGKLFILLSNSTEMEVDVVVERLKRQDIEVEKVNDKGIHQYV from the coding sequence ATGAGGGTGTTAATTACAGGTGGATATGGTTTTATAGGATCTTCTGTTGCTGAAAGGTTTTATAAAGAAGGACATAAAATATATATTCTTGATGATCTTTCAACAGGTAGGAAAGAAAATATTTCCTTTAGTCATAAAGCCTGGATCTTGGATATTGCCGATCGTAAATGCGAAGAAATTTTCAAAGCTAATCCATTTGATGTCGTGATTCACCTAGCGGCACAGGTTGAAGTGGGCAAGTCCTTTGAAGATCCTGTTCACGATGCCAAGCAGAATATTATTGGATTGATGAACATGCTTGAGCTTTCAAGTAAATACAATGTCAGCAAATTCCTGTTTGCTTCCTCAGCAGCTGTTTATGGGGACCATCCTCAACTGCCGATTCCAGAGGAGGCCCCGTTGTCTCCGCAATCACCCTATGGCCTGAACAAGCTTGCAGGCGAGTATTATACTGAAAAATGGAATGAATTATTCGGCCTGGATACATTGGTGCTTCGTTTTTCCAATGTCTATGGGCCAGGTCAGTCTGCCAAAGGTGAAAGCGGCGTGATTAGCTGCTTTTTGAATAATATCATGAAGGATAAGCCCCTGACTGTCTATGGTGACGGAACACAAACCAGAGACTTTATCTATGTTTCGGATGTGGCAGAGGCGATCTATCGAAGCGTTCTAAGCAATATTCAAGGAATCTTCAATCTTTCGAGCAAAACAAAAACCAGTGTGAATGAACTTATTGCAACCATTCAGACGTTTACGGATATTAAGGAAGTCAGTTATCTTTCAGAAAAACAGGGTGACATCAAGGATTCATGCCTCGACCACTCGAAACTGACCGAAGAAATCGATTGGGTGCCTAAGTATACGATTGAGGCAGGGATGAAGAATACATTCGATTGGTACCGAGAACGAAAAGAGGAGAGCGATCCCTGGAAGGAGCAAGTACCCTCACGGCTTTTTCTTTCATTAAAAAGAAGCCAATACTTTCCGTTCCTCGAGAACCTCTTTGTCTTTGCGTTGTTCTCCTCTCTCAGCCAGTTTCTAAGTCAAACAGTCACTCACATCAATCCCATGCTTGTTTATATTTTCATAATTGGAATGTTACTAGGAAAAAGCCAGGCTTTTATTGCTGTGCTTCTTGCTACTTTCCACCTTATTACAATGAACCTGTCAAATGGGCGAGAACTCGTCTCGATCTTTACGGACTATGGTTTGCTTTTTCAGTTTGCTATTCTTTTGCTTGTTGGCCTTGTTTCCGGTTATGTAATGGACCGAAGAAGGGTCAGGGAGGAAGCGTTACTGGATGATCTGGATGAACTCAAGGAAAAATATCAGTTTCTCGAGTCCATCCATCACGATACCAAACAGAATCACGATCGTCTGCAGCAGCAAATCTTCCAGACGGAAGACAGTGTGGGTAAAGTTTTTGAGGTGATTTCCTCACTTGATAGTCTTGAATCAGTGGAAGTGATCAGCGGTGCAGTCAAAGCTGTGGAAAAGTTGATGAATGTAGATAAGGTCGCACTCTATCATGTGAATGAAAGCCAGCAATTCTTGAGGTTAGCGGGAAAATCCGGAGGAAAAAGCTTTGAAGTCCCCCGCTCCATCTCTGTCATGAGTCATCCGTTACATAAAGAGATTATCAGCAAAAAGAAAGTCCTCATGAACCATGACTGGGAAAATGAAGCCTCGGTGATGGCGGCCCCGGTGATTAGCGGTGAAAAGGTCATTGCGGTCATTGAACTGCATGAACCAAGGTTCGACTCTTTGACGCTGCATTACGAAAATCTGTTCACAGTAATCTCACGGTTGATTTCATCTGCATTATCACGGGGGTATGAATACGAAACAGCTACCTACAGTCAGAGATATATCAGGGGATCACGTATTTTAAAACCAGACGTATTCAAGAAAATGATTCAAAAAAGGGAGCACATGAAGGAAGAAATGAATATTCCATTTTCCTTGCTCGAAATTCCCTGGGTGCCTGAGCTGAAGCAGGTGATCGAGAAAATTTCATCACAGCTGCGTGATACGGACTTCTTGGGAAGCGATGAGGAAGGAAAGCTCTTCATTCTGCTATCAAATTCCACCGAGATGGAAGTTGATGTTGTGGTTGAGAGGCTTAAACGCCAGGATATTGAAGTAGAGAAAGTGAATGACAAAGGAATTCATCAATATGTTTAA
- a CDS encoding DUF4956 domain-containing protein, with protein MEQTNFNDIVKKSFLNVEAFQQLPFLNILIGLLISFAMGMFIYYIYKKTYRGVVYSDSYNISLVLMTLITSIVIMTISTNIVLSLGMVGALSIVRFRTAVKDPRDIVFMFWAISVGIAAGAGIFSVAIIGSLFVAAVVLLMTKKKYNHFAYLLIIRYHNDSHEGVKKETAKIDAVLKSKIIRHDVTELTMEVILKVDNTSFVNRLSSIEGVEDVSLVQYKGDYVS; from the coding sequence ATGGAACAGACCAACTTTAACGATATCGTAAAAAAGAGTTTTTTGAATGTGGAGGCCTTTCAACAGCTTCCATTCTTGAACATCCTTATCGGATTACTGATTTCTTTTGCTATGGGGATGTTCATTTATTATATTTATAAAAAGACATACCGAGGCGTTGTCTATAGTGATAGTTATAATATCAGCCTTGTACTGATGACCTTGATTACTAGCATTGTCATCATGACAATCAGTACGAATATCGTCCTGTCCTTAGGGATGGTAGGTGCTCTGAGTATTGTCCGCTTCAGGACCGCAGTAAAAGATCCCAGGGATATCGTGTTCATGTTTTGGGCCATTTCTGTCGGTATCGCAGCAGGAGCAGGAATCTTTTCGGTGGCGATCATTGGCTCCCTGTTTGTGGCGGCTGTCGTTTTGCTCATGACAAAGAAAAAGTATAACCATTTCGCCTATCTGCTCATCATCCGCTACCATAACGATAGCCATGAGGGAGTGAAGAAGGAAACCGCGAAAATCGATGCAGTGCTCAAGTCGAAGATCATCCGCCACGATGTGACTGAACTGACAATGGAAGTAATCCTGAAGGTTGATAACACCTCTTTTGTTAACAGACTATCCAGTATCGAAGGGGTAGAGGATGTATCGCTTGTCCAATATAAAGGGGATTATGTGAGTTAA
- a CDS encoding polyphosphate polymerase domain-containing protein has product MRKLRHELKYYISYTDYLILRKRLALLLKADRHHVSEEGYRITSLYFDNAEGTDIYDKVNGIKNRKKFRIRIYNENTGTINLEKKSRFGDIVEKTTASINMDIYHQLLSGNFSILGEMEDPSAKDFYLLSRSQLMRPAVIVDYIREAYVDPFHDIRITFDKQLNSVWNTHDLFDEHAVGREVLQDGVIIMEVKYRHF; this is encoded by the coding sequence ATGAGGAAACTAAGGCATGAACTTAAGTATTATATCAGCTACACCGATTACCTGATATTAAGGAAACGGCTGGCGCTGCTACTTAAAGCGGACCGTCATCATGTTTCAGAAGAAGGATACCGGATTACCAGCTTATACTTTGATAATGCAGAAGGTACAGACATATATGATAAAGTCAATGGGATAAAGAATCGAAAAAAGTTCAGAATCCGTATCTATAATGAAAATACAGGAACGATCAATCTTGAAAAGAAAAGCAGGTTTGGTGATATCGTCGAAAAAACGACAGCCTCTATTAATATGGATATCTATCATCAGCTGCTCAGCGGTAACTTTTCAATTTTAGGCGAAATGGAGGATCCCTCTGCAAAGGATTTCTACCTGTTAAGCAGGTCGCAGTTGATGAGGCCTGCAGTTATTGTTGATTATATAAGGGAAGCCTATGTCGACCCTTTCCATGATATCCGGATCACTTTTGACAAACAGCTGAATTCGGTATGGAATACGCACGATCTGTTCGATGAGCACGCAGTTGGCAGAGAGGTATTACAGGACGGAGTGATCATAATGGAAGTGAAATACAGGCATTTTTAG
- a CDS encoding DUF2194 domain-containing protein, with product MKEKFAIHASVKAIVGFVFVFGLVLSVFQTDFILLLNSQKGPVVNAPNEEKRLSEEELSEAKKEKVLILTNSNNEDSVKMADNLAQTLTYMKKDWEVVPFTNTPQELNGYETIVIAFSMIDQMDRFNELMDYAANGGSVFFAIRPEIGSQLYQIYRKLGINEIGDYELTEGVKVNSSVLFGAKGMEFQGGFFTNSSLSLSLQQDLDVLLETGEGIPLLWKQDFEKGRFIFFNGSSLGSKDNRGIIAAAMSLTKENYAYPVLNAKVAFIDDFPAPFPEGNHPLIQKEFQMKTKDFYQRVWWADIQKGGAKYDVVYSSAMIQTYQNNVEPPFSLELHNTKNLLIRYGRDLLKMDGEIGFHGYNHQSLTLNENDVKDLGYKVWKSQSAMEESLKTLDSYSEELYPGYEQNLYVPPSNIISKEGLQAIKKALPNVGIIASLYLPSEENKSFTQEFIADEDFIHLPRITSGYVIQDNQYWSLINSLNSVGVFSHFIHPDDVLDPDRRFNRTYEKMNENYQNFLKYLYKKHAWLRPMIASQAGQEISEYWKTQTYIMDTENGMTIYNDFVAGDLTFIVRSENGISSVTNGTYKEIDEHVYAITTDSAKTTVEFRRTP from the coding sequence ATGAAAGAAAAGTTCGCCATTCATGCATCTGTGAAAGCAATTGTTGGATTTGTCTTTGTGTTTGGGCTTGTTTTAAGCGTTTTCCAGACAGACTTCATCTTGCTGCTGAACAGCCAAAAAGGGCCAGTTGTGAATGCCCCTAACGAAGAAAAGCGATTGAGTGAAGAAGAGTTGTCTGAAGCAAAGAAGGAAAAGGTATTGATTCTCACCAACTCAAATAATGAGGACAGCGTTAAAATGGCTGATAATCTTGCGCAGACCCTCACGTATATGAAAAAGGATTGGGAAGTGGTGCCCTTTACTAATACGCCACAGGAATTAAATGGATATGAAACCATCGTGATTGCTTTTTCAATGATAGATCAGATGGATCGTTTTAATGAACTTATGGATTACGCAGCGAATGGGGGAAGTGTGTTTTTTGCGATAAGGCCGGAAATTGGCAGCCAGCTCTATCAAATCTATCGTAAACTCGGCATCAATGAAATCGGGGACTATGAGTTGACTGAAGGTGTAAAGGTGAACTCTTCTGTTTTGTTCGGCGCCAAAGGGATGGAATTCCAAGGCGGATTCTTTACGAATTCTTCTTTGTCCTTATCCCTCCAGCAAGATCTTGATGTCTTGCTTGAAACAGGTGAAGGAATTCCTCTGCTGTGGAAACAGGACTTTGAAAAAGGCAGATTCATTTTTTTTAATGGTTCGTCACTAGGTTCGAAGGATAATAGGGGAATTATAGCCGCTGCCATGAGCCTTACCAAAGAGAATTATGCCTATCCGGTCCTTAATGCAAAAGTGGCATTCATCGATGATTTTCCTGCTCCGTTTCCAGAAGGCAATCACCCATTGATTCAAAAAGAATTTCAAATGAAAACGAAGGATTTTTACCAGCGAGTTTGGTGGGCAGATATTCAAAAGGGTGGGGCAAAATATGATGTAGTATATTCCAGTGCGATGATCCAGACATATCAGAATAATGTAGAGCCGCCATTTTCTTTGGAATTGCATAATACTAAGAACCTTTTGATAAGATATGGTCGGGATTTGCTCAAGATGGATGGAGAAATCGGTTTTCATGGCTATAACCATCAATCGTTGACATTGAACGAAAACGATGTGAAGGACCTTGGCTACAAAGTGTGGAAATCCCAGTCAGCTATGGAAGAATCCCTGAAGACACTTGATTCCTATTCCGAGGAACTGTACCCCGGTTATGAGCAGAATCTGTACGTTCCTCCTTCCAATATCATTAGCAAGGAGGGGCTTCAGGCAATTAAAAAGGCTTTGCCAAATGTAGGTATAATTGCAAGTCTCTATCTCCCAAGTGAAGAAAATAAATCGTTCACACAAGAGTTCATTGCCGATGAAGATTTTATCCACCTGCCAAGGATCACCTCAGGCTATGTCATTCAAGATAACCAGTACTGGTCTTTAATCAATTCCCTGAATTCTGTCGGAGTGTTTTCTCATTTTATCCATCCGGATGATGTATTGGATCCAGATCGCAGATTCAACCGGACGTATGAAAAAATGAATGAAAACTATCAAAACTTTTTAAAATATTTATACAAGAAACATGCCTGGCTGAGACCGATGATTGCTTCACAAGCTGGACAGGAAATCTCCGAATATTGGAAAACACAAACCTATATCATGGATACAGAAAACGGAATGACGATTTATAATGACTTCGTTGCGGGTGACTTAACTTTCATTGTCCGTTCAGAAAACGGAATATCCTCGGTAACCAATGGAACGTACAAGGAAATTGATGAGCATGTGTATGCCATCACGACAGACTCTGCCAAGACAACAGTAGAATTTAGGAGAACGCCATGA
- a CDS encoding CotH kinase family protein codes for MYITIPKDNNDSFYELNHWYDLNSSNTDSPSLDVVFSLNGKKEEAPGLSTAQTNATMSIRGRSNRVAPQKSYKIKLKDSAGLWKGQRTLNLNKHSYDMTRVRNKLSFDMFKNIPDIASFRTTFVHLYVKDETEGNALSEFKDYGLYTHIEQGNERYLAARGLDPNGQLYKAENFEFFRYPDEIKMADNEGYDKKLFEQRLEIHGSEDHQKLIEMLEDVNDYKMPINDVIDKHFDRDNYETWLAVNLLMDNTDVVSQNFYLYSPLNDNKWYFIPWDYDAAWGWEDEESSIEFPDWEDGIGLFWGVSLHNRFLKDQRNVESLSAKMEELSKIINEENTKEYLTTYRKIVEPFIQRQPDVNFLPMKAESFSKAFDALAAVPTREYQDYLDSLENPMPFFLNAANVSAGGITLTWEHSYDLQMDDLSYTVEISNNPDFQNPLVKKEQLRAASFSTETLPAGIYYWKVIAYDSKGNSQKAFDAYEDDDGNIYHGVQAFRVE; via the coding sequence ATGTACATTACGATTCCAAAGGATAATAATGACAGCTTTTATGAGTTGAATCATTGGTATGATTTAAACAGCAGCAACACAGACAGTCCTTCCCTGGATGTCGTCTTCTCGTTGAATGGAAAGAAAGAAGAAGCACCGGGGCTGTCAACAGCTCAGACAAATGCCACCATGTCGATCAGAGGACGTTCTAATAGGGTTGCTCCGCAGAAATCCTACAAAATAAAGCTGAAGGATTCGGCGGGTCTTTGGAAAGGTCAGCGGACGCTGAATCTGAATAAACACAGTTATGATATGACGAGGGTGCGGAATAAACTTTCTTTTGACATGTTTAAAAACATCCCTGACATAGCCAGCTTCAGAACGACATTTGTTCATTTATATGTCAAGGATGAAACAGAAGGAAATGCCTTATCAGAATTCAAGGATTATGGATTATATACTCATATTGAACAAGGAAATGAGCGATACTTAGCTGCGCGCGGACTTGACCCAAATGGCCAGCTTTACAAAGCAGAGAACTTTGAATTCTTCCGGTACCCAGATGAAATCAAGATGGCTGACAACGAGGGTTATGATAAGAAGTTATTTGAACAAAGGCTGGAAATTCACGGCAGCGAAGATCACCAGAAACTGATTGAAATGCTTGAAGATGTTAATGATTACAAAATGCCGATCAATGATGTGATTGACAAGCATTTTGACAGGGATAATTATGAAACATGGCTTGCTGTCAACTTGCTGATGGACAATACAGATGTTGTTTCACAGAATTTTTATTTATACAGCCCATTGAATGATAATAAATGGTATTTTATCCCATGGGATTATGATGCAGCTTGGGGATGGGAAGATGAAGAGTCTTCCATTGAATTTCCTGATTGGGAGGATGGGATTGGCCTTTTTTGGGGAGTCAGTCTTCATAATCGTTTCCTGAAGGATCAGCGGAATGTTGAGTCCCTTTCTGCCAAAATGGAGGAATTATCCAAGATCATAAACGAAGAAAACACGAAGGAGTATTTGACCACTTATCGTAAGATTGTTGAGCCTTTTATTCAAAGGCAGCCGGATGTCAATTTCCTGCCTATGAAAGCTGAAAGTTTCTCGAAAGCTTTCGATGCGCTGGCAGCAGTTCCAACTCGTGAATATCAGGACTATTTGGATTCTTTGGAAAATCCGATGCCATTCTTCCTGAATGCTGCCAATGTCAGCGCTGGCGGGATTACCCTTACGTGGGAACATTCTTATGACCTGCAAATGGACGATCTTTCCTACACAGTGGAAATCAGCAATAATCCTGATTTTCAAAATCCATTGGTTAAAAAGGAACAATTACGCGCGGCTTCTTTCTCGACAGAGACGCTGCCAGCAGGTATCTATTATTGGAAGGTCATTGCCTATGACTCAAAAGGCAACTCTCAGAAGGCCTTTGATGCCTATGAAGATGATGACGGCAATATTTATCATGGCGTACAAGCATTTCGAGTCGAGTAA